The DNA region gcaaatgaaaaagaaattcGGTGGCACATAGACAAACTTCGTTAATTAAAATGACTACAAACTCTCAGCTGTCCTGTACAAACAGGTGTTTCGTATAAAAGATTTTCTGTCATTCTAAACATTATTAGGTCATGTTTAATCTAACAGTTAGATTCTGGATTATTCCACAGGAATTGCATCAGTTAGATCGGATGATTTTTCTCCAAGATGGTTTTTTGGTAATCTATTATCATTTTGTGTTCCCGTTGATAATTTTGTGCAGTTGACCTCCGACTATATATGTGACTGACCCTTTCTGCAAAGATTGGCAGATTGGATTTATATCGATGTGTGTGTTGGTTGGAGATTAGACTCAATCTCATGCTTTGCGAAATTAAAAGTTCCTTCACCCAATCCAGCTATCACGTTTGTATGCATTGATGTAAGCGAAAACATATAGTGTATTTCCCTGCTAATTTATGTTTAGCAATATGCAGATGAAGAGGGTATCTTATCTGTCTGTAGTGCGTACTGTAGTTGATACGATTTGCTTTGCAGAAAATGTTGCATTTTCCTCCTTCACTTTCATCCTTCAGTCTTCACAAAGTGAAATAGCGAAAAGTTCAGTGGCCTGCCAAACGAAGTTGTCAACCAGAACATAAAGACACATCAAGATGACAAAACTTGATAAGACAACCAGTTGAAATCAAGGTCATCAGATTTAATTGATAAAATGCTTACTGCACaattagaaaattattttatacataaAGTCAGCCTCCACGATGTTATTCATAGAGACAATGAAAGCTTCGGaatcaaactacacaaattacaGGGCAAAAAACTGCCAAATGAGCCAACTTGAACAAGAGTATCTCTTTAGAATCTTTAGATCACAAAGTAAACTAAGGACATTTAGAATAATCTAGAAAATTTACGAAGAATTACCTTTTAGAGAAGGCAGTTGAAGTTCGATTTCCATCATCGGCTCCATAATATGCCAGTTAGGTATTTTGGCTACCGCATTTTTTACACTACTTATGCAACAAGTTTTTAACAAAGCTAAAAGGGATGGTGAAGAAAGCTGAGCATTGGATAATTTATCTAAAGTCAAGTCACCAAGACCATTGATACATCCCGAGTCATTTGAAATTTGTTCTACACGGCCACATACAATATTACTAATGTGAATATCTACTCCAATAATAGGGGAACGAAGAATAGGTCCACTAACCTCTAAGGCAGACAAACAGGCTTCGGTGATGGCATGACGTACACGAACGATGTTATGATCTACAAGTCGGTCAAAAATgacctttatatatatacaaaagagGATCCGtttataaaaatgaagaaaaaccttacaattgaagaacattcaAGACTAATAGTAAACATATTCACATCAAAGTTTAGCATAACATATAATGATGACAAGAGATTAAAGCGATATTAAAGTCTCTTACTGCACAAGCATTTAATTTGCAATGATAGTATTTTACTGTTCTGCCAGAAAACCTGAGATATATGTCGATGTTATATAAATATTGTTACGGAACTAACGATAAATCTCTACCATTCGTTAGCTGGATTTAATACAAATAATTCACTATCCAATTTGCTTTTAGTGAGAACTTTAATCAGAACAGCATAGGTCAAAACAGTCGGTTAGAAAACCTTTATGATTTTGATCTATGACTAGTCAGATTACTTAGATGATTCCTAAAGGGTGCAATGTACAAGGAATCATGGATCACATTTGAAACACTTTTATCGTTAAACTGTTATGTAGATTTACAGTTAACTGACCAATATTCTTAAccgattgaaataaataatacgtCCGAATAAAACCCATAATAAGAATGACATGTTAACAGTACGAAACAACCTCTTGATGATAAATAAAACACGGGataaaatcatttgaaaattaGCTACCGAGATTTACAGCATTGGTATCCACTACTGACTTTTTTTACGAAAAAAAGACACTTTATTTGTTTCAACGCCTTGAGAGTTAGTAGGATATTCTATTCATCCCACACGTTTCCCAATCGATAGTCATAAGGTTACTATACCGATTTATTCAAATATCATTATCAGGCCGAACAAAACATGTGCTTATAGAGGTGATAACTGTGATCTTAGTCCTAAAGCTGACGAAGCACCATCACTAGTTTGAAAAGTTTGCTTAGGTCTATAAAAGGTAGAAAATATTGAGATACAAAAAGCTATGTATTATTCTATAACTGATACACGAATGTATAGGTATAGAAACTATGCGCAGATGAAATACAGTCGGCAGAACTTATCTTCGGAACATCGCTagtttaaatagaatcagagaGTCAGTagtgttgaagttagacgtagTGTCAGATAAGACTAAAAATGGCTTATTTGGCTATGAACACGTATCAGATGAAGTGGCTAAGTTACAGACAGTGAGAAAGTACAAATAAAAACCATAATACCTTTCTATCAATAGGTGAAACTATAAGGCCACAATAGGTCATTAGTCTTCAGATTAAGTGAATTATGGATTAAAGAACCACGCTAAAACCACCATAGCATTAGTGTAAATGGAGAACATTTATTACTTCTATACAATTGACCATGCAGTTTCACAGCTCTTCGAGTTGGAGTTCGCATGAGTAAGTTATAGATCTGATGTGCTATAAATGATTAGAAAATTTATTATGATTTGTGCATACATGTTTTTACCTgaggtttgtgaagtggatgaaTAGTTTTAGGTTGAAGTATCACTCCTATTGCAACAGCTTTTTCACTACCATTTATATATCCAACCACAAAACTCCATCCACTTGAACTGGAAGCATCTTGTGGTGGACATTCTTTGTAAGCGACCAGAAGTGGTCCCATTCGAACATTAACTTTGTATTCACGTTTCAGCCTTGAAAGTACAACATCCAAGTGTAAGTCACCCATTCCAGAAATTATCCATTGTCCAGTTTCTTCATCAAACTTCACCTTTTAGAATAGTGTCAGTGAAGCAAAAGTTTATTGAAACAAATGCAAAACAAGATATATTGCGAGGATACTTGAGTAAGAAATAATTGAAAACATGGACCCATTTAATGATATATGAAAAGAAGATACAATGTAGCTGGCTTAACAGACATTTGCACATTTCAAATTTAAAACACAAGCAAAACAAGTTTAAATCATCAAATGGTAATTATCGTAAGAAATCATATGAGGAACTGTCTTTTATCAGAcgatatatatgaaaaaaagtGCTAAGTCTTAGTTCACTCAGAGAGCAAGTGAAATATGGGtgtaatttaattcatttgaagCTGCGTTCAGGAGAGCATGTTCGACGGTCTTGTCTTCTCATCGTCTGGTGAAACTGTGTCGTCTATTAATTACCAAACATGAATTGAGATTGTCAGAAAGAGATTCAAGGGCAAATTAAAGGATATGACATTTGTATCTCATTCGCTTAATGGGATAATTGCTTAGCCTTTCCACAGCAAAAACTATGCGTCATTATTACCTATGATTGTCCCCGACCATAACTattaccttgacgtggtggtcgagcttgcctatcgtgatgacccaaccgagctatattggctggaacatatgttcctctaggttctaccatgccaggcaggtcgactGGAGAACGGTAATACAGGTACGTGTTTATCACTTTATTCATTTCTCATAGATGCGGAAAAACAAAAGTATTGCAAATATTTCGGAAAGTAAGGCTACTGTTATTAATCCCACTACTGTGATTCATGAAGCAGTAAAGAACTGTACACCTTTACTACTGCTACAATCAGTACCACGTGGTGGTATTTTGTACAAggtaataatttaaaaaatgatattaaGATTCCATTTTCTAACTATGAAGTGTTACTGAATGCATAGTCATGTTTTTTTTTTGCTGCGTTTTGTAAATTACTCACGTCATATTACTCGTTTAAATTCAATGGCCTACGCAGTGGGAAGCTGCTAATTTTGTGTTAGATTTTCGTATggttatgtatatataatatttgtttGATACATGTCAACAAGGACACCAAGTGATATACTTATTATATTTcttttgtaaaataataaacaaaatagataTCTAGATCATACAGGAGCTGTTTACTGGGCATTGAGATATACTTGTAAAACTAAGGTGACAGTTCACTGTTAATCGTAAAATCtcgttgattattttatttctgtATTTGTTTAAGAGCTTATTGGGTTTACGGGTGATTATAATACTAATCGCATACTACTTCATTTTTTATAATAGATTACACTGTGGAATATTTATCTTATAAAATTCAGCCAATTTTATATTAATATCGCAACATTTTGCCTTCTGAATTATGAGCATTCCTTTTATCTACTTGTTGATACAAAAACATCTGTCCTCTACAAAATCACAAAACAACAGTGCTTAAGTTTTGGTAATTTCTATGCAAACAACTTAGTGAGTTTATTAGCTTGGATGTACATATCGCATAAATAAAAGGGAAGTATAATGCCAACTTGTAGTTAAATTCACATAAAGAAACATTAGTCGGGCAATTGTATTTTTGGTAAATCCTGGTTGTTTTGAACGAAATTTAGAAgaagtttatttgttttctctAAAAGTAGACGTGCTTTTTCTT from Schistosoma haematobium chromosome ZW, whole genome shotgun sequence includes:
- the GFM2_1 gene encoding G elongation factor, mitochondrial 2, variant 2 (EggNog:ENOG410V9PA~COG:J), yielding MFFNCKVFLHFYKRILFCIYIKVIFDRLVDHNIVRVRHAITEACLSALEVSGPILRSPIIGVDIHISNIVCGRVEQISNDSGCINGLGDLTLDKLSNAQLSSPSLLALLKTCCISSVKNAVAKIPNWHIMEPMMEIELQLPSLKGYDSELSAFLCDLTNRRAEIISVDNAETSSNSKDDSRMGAEKYHRIRAIAPLSELANYSATIRRLSSGRAELSLRLANYYPVSSEHQAKLLDQFRFSRSGSTVH